A single region of the Selenomonadales bacterium genome encodes:
- the groL gene encoding chaperonin GroEL (60 kDa chaperone family; promotes refolding of misfolded polypeptides especially under stressful conditions; forms two stacked rings of heptamers to form a barrel-shaped 14mer; ends can be capped by GroES; misfolded proteins enter the barrel where they are refolded when GroES binds): MAKEILFNEDARRALGRGVDALANAVKVTLGPKGRNVVLEKKFGAPMITNDGVTIARDIELEDPFENMGAQLVREVATKTNDVAGDGTTTATLLAQAMIREGMRNVAAGANPMVLRKGISRAVEALVEEIQKNAQQVETKEAIAQVASISAADEATGNLIAEAMEKVGKDGVITVEESKGMGTSLDVVEGMQFDRGYISPYMVTDTDKMEAVLNNPYILVTDRKIGAIADLLPILEKVVQQGKELMILAEDVEGEALATLVVNKLRGTFRAVAVKAPGFGDRRKAMLEDIATLTGATVITEDLGRKLDTVEVFDLGSARQVRISKDETTIVDGAGDLEQIKARVAQIKVQLAETTSEFDKEKLQERLAKLSGGVAVIQVGAVTEVEMKEKKLRIEDALNATRAAVEEGIVAGGGTTFIDIIPVLDTLEATGDEKTGIEIVKRAIEEPVRQIANNAGLEGSIVVENVKKSAKGIGFNALTEEYVDMIAEGIVDPAKVTRSALQNAASIASMVLTTETIVAEKPAENAPAMPMGGMGGGMPGMM; this comes from the coding sequence ATGGCAAAAGAAATTTTGTTTAACGAAGATGCGCGTCGTGCCCTCGGCAGAGGTGTAGACGCATTGGCAAATGCAGTAAAAGTTACGCTTGGACCGAAAGGCCGCAACGTTGTATTGGAGAAAAAATTCGGTGCTCCGATGATCACGAATGACGGTGTGACGATCGCTCGCGATATCGAGCTCGAAGATCCGTTCGAAAACATGGGCGCACAGCTCGTACGCGAAGTTGCAACGAAAACGAATGACGTTGCAGGTGACGGTACGACGACGGCTACGCTTCTTGCACAGGCTATGATCCGTGAAGGTATGCGCAACGTAGCGGCAGGTGCGAACCCGATGGTTCTCCGCAAAGGTATCAGCAGAGCAGTAGAAGCTCTCGTTGAAGAGATCCAGAAAAATGCACAGCAAGTCGAAACGAAAGAAGCGATCGCACAGGTCGCATCGATCTCGGCTGCTGATGAAGCAACAGGCAACCTCATTGCAGAAGCAATGGAAAAAGTCGGCAAAGACGGCGTTATCACGGTTGAAGAATCGAAAGGTATGGGCACGAGCCTCGACGTTGTAGAAGGTATGCAGTTCGATCGCGGTTATATCTCCCCGTACATGGTAACGGATACGGATAAAATGGAAGCAGTCCTCAACAATCCGTACATTTTGGTAACGGACCGTAAGATCGGTGCGATCGCTGATCTTCTCCCGATCCTCGAAAAAGTCGTTCAGCAGGGCAAAGAACTCATGATCCTCGCTGAAGACGTAGAAGGCGAAGCGCTTGCAACGCTCGTTGTCAACAAACTCCGCGGTACGTTCCGCGCTGTTGCAGTAAAAGCACCGGGCTTCGGCGACCGTCGCAAAGCAATGCTCGAAGATATCGCAACACTTACGGGTGCAACGGTCATCACGGAAGACCTCGGCCGCAAACTCGACACAGTCGAAGTATTCGACCTCGGCAGCGCACGTCAGGTACGCATCTCCAAAGATGAAACGACGATCGTTGACGGTGCAGGCGACCTCGAACAGATCAAAGCACGTGTTGCACAGATCAAAGTTCAGCTCGCTGAAACGACGTCCGAATTCGATAAAGAAAAACTTCAGGAACGCCTTGCAAAATTGTCGGGCGGTGTAGCAGTTATCCAAGTAGGTGCTGTGACGGAAGTTGAAATGAAAGAGAAAAAACTCCGCATCGAAGACGCGCTCAACGCAACGCGTGCGGCAGTTGAAGAAGGTATCGTAGCAGGCGGTGGCACGACGTTCATCGATATCATCCCTGTACTCGATACGCTCGAAGCAACGGGTGACGAAAAAACGGGTATCGAGATCGTAAAACGTGCGATCGAAGAACCTGTTCGTCAGATCGCAAACAACGCAGGCCTCGAAGGTTCCATCGTTGTAGAAAACGTGAAAAAATCCGCTAAAGGTATTGGCTTCAATGCTTTGACGGAAGAATATGTAGACATGATCGCAGAAGGTATCGTAGACCCTGCCAAAGTAACGCGCTCCGCACTTCAGAATGCGGCAAGCATCGCGTCGATGGTGCTCACGACCGAAACGATTGTAGCAGAAAAACCTGCAGAAAACGCACCTGCAATGCCGATGGGCGGCATGGGCGGCGGTATGCCGGGTATGATGTAA
- a CDS encoding response regulator, which translates to MQELRIVIADNESIIRMDLREMLEDAGHEIVGEASNGLKAVELTRKERPDLVIMDIKMPEMDGIAAATIISQEKLAPVLLLTAFSQSEIVEKAKDSGVLGYLVKPIKEESLFPAIEIALSRFREFTDLEKELEDIKVSLETRKVLDRAKGILMEAYQLSEAEAYRKIQQYSMAKRRSIKDIAEAIVRSAGKK; encoded by the coding sequence ATGCAGGAACTCAGGATCGTAATTGCAGATAACGAATCGATCATTCGCATGGACTTGCGCGAGATGCTGGAAGACGCAGGCCATGAGATCGTCGGTGAAGCCTCCAACGGATTAAAGGCGGTAGAACTCACGCGAAAAGAACGCCCCGATCTTGTTATCATGGATATCAAGATGCCCGAGATGGACGGTATCGCCGCGGCGACCATCATCTCGCAGGAAAAACTGGCTCCCGTTCTTTTGCTTACAGCATTCAGCCAAAGTGAGATCGTCGAAAAGGCAAAAGATTCGGGCGTGCTCGGCTATCTTGTCAAGCCGATCAAAGAAGAAAGTCTGTTTCCTGCCATCGAGATCGCGCTCTCCAGATTCCGCGAATTTACCGACCTTGAAAAAGAACTCGAGGATATTAAAGTGTCGCTCGAAACGCGAAAAGTCCTCGACCGTGCCAAAGGAATATTGATGGAAGCCTATCAGCTCTCCGAAGCGGAAGCGTATCGCAAGATACAGCAGTACAGCATGGCAAAACGTCGTTCGATCAAAGATATCGCAGAAGCCATCGTCCGTTCGGCAGGCAAAAAATAA
- the mqnE gene encoding aminofutalosine synthase MqnE, with translation MTEVEAILDGLNRGERLTLEQAIVLYKEADLLTLADAARRKKEEKTGKNVYFNVNRHINLTNICVSECPFCAFSCKEEDKQAYILEVEDVERIVQKTMQSMPDLTEVHMVSALHPKKTFDYYIDVVRAVKKHLPNVHLKAFTPVEIVHFAKIAGLSIEEVLTTLHEAGLDSLPGGGAEILDDTIRKEICPDKATTEEWITVMKTAHKLGILTNATMLYGHIETIEQRLQHLFTLRDIQDETGGFQAFVSFPFHPKNTKFEGVQPSTSWENLRMIAMARLILDNFDHIKAFWMMLTMPVAQLSLAFGVDDLDGTVGQERIIHAAGAATKTGTTKEEIMRIVAETGYQAVERDTFYQPVTKG, from the coding sequence ATGACGGAAGTAGAAGCAATATTAGACGGTCTGAACAGAGGCGAACGCTTGACACTTGAGCAAGCTATCGTACTGTACAAAGAAGCAGACCTTTTGACGCTCGCAGACGCGGCAAGAAGAAAAAAAGAAGAAAAAACGGGTAAAAACGTTTACTTCAACGTAAATAGACATATCAATCTGACGAATATCTGTGTATCGGAATGTCCGTTCTGTGCGTTCTCTTGCAAAGAAGAGGACAAGCAGGCGTATATCCTCGAAGTCGAGGATGTAGAGCGCATCGTACAAAAAACGATGCAGTCGATGCCGGACTTAACGGAAGTGCATATGGTAAGTGCACTTCATCCGAAAAAAACGTTCGATTACTATATCGATGTCGTACGCGCGGTAAAAAAACATCTGCCAAACGTACATCTTAAAGCATTCACACCTGTTGAAATCGTTCATTTCGCGAAGATAGCGGGCCTCTCGATCGAAGAAGTATTGACGACACTTCACGAAGCAGGTCTTGACTCGCTCCCCGGCGGCGGTGCGGAGATACTCGACGATACGATCCGCAAAGAGATCTGTCCTGATAAAGCAACGACTGAGGAATGGATCACCGTTATGAAAACGGCGCACAAACTCGGCATCCTCACGAATGCCACGATGCTCTACGGACATATCGAAACGATAGAACAACGACTTCAGCATCTCTTCACACTGCGTGATATCCAAGATGAAACGGGCGGATTCCAAGCCTTCGTCAGCTTCCCGTTCCATCCGAAAAATACGAAATTCGAAGGCGTTCAGCCATCGACCTCGTGGGAAAATCTGCGCATGATCGCCATGGCAAGATTGATCCTTGACAACTTCGATCACATCAAAGCATTCTGGATGATGCTCACGATGCCTGTTGCACAGCTCTCGCTTGCATTCGGTGTAGACGATCTTGACGGTACAGTCGGTCAGGAACGCATCATTCATGCGGCAGGTGCGGCGACCAAAACAGGCACGACGAAAGAAGAGATCATGCGTATCGTTGCCGAAACAGGCTATCAAGCTGTCGAACGTGATACGTTCTATCAGCCTGTCACGAAAGGATAA
- a CDS encoding menaquinone biosynthesis protein: MKKTQVGHINFLNCLPLSYSFLKQQSDDLFTVTRGVPSELNHKITHDELDISPVSAIVYARNSEELMLLPNLSISIEGAIRSLIIESKRPIEELDGAHIGLTAKSENTHCALKIILEKGYGIKPRYTVDTIHPNEVGDYDATLLIGDDALYTYHHKQKGYYYYDVGSEWRKMTGLPLVCAVWTVREEFAKENPVITAKIANRLAKGFEFGLRHKEAAIATMNDGEVYSDAELSEYLELLNWGFSPRHQQALEYMYQMAYELDLIPSVPKIKIAEVTSL, translated from the coding sequence ATGAAAAAAACGCAAGTCGGACATATCAATTTTCTTAACTGTCTGCCCCTTAGTTACAGCTTTTTAAAACAGCAGTCGGACGACCTATTTACCGTTACGCGCGGTGTACCGTCCGAACTCAATCATAAGATCACACACGATGAACTTGACATCAGCCCCGTATCGGCGATCGTCTATGCGCGCAACAGCGAAGAACTAATGTTGCTGCCGAATCTGTCTATCAGCATCGAAGGTGCGATCCGCAGTCTTATCATCGAATCGAAACGTCCGATCGAAGAACTTGACGGTGCCCATATCGGTCTGACAGCCAAATCCGAAAATACGCATTGTGCGCTCAAGATCATCTTGGAAAAAGGATACGGCATCAAGCCTCGTTATACAGTCGATACGATCCATCCGAATGAGGTCGGCGACTATGATGCGACGCTCCTTATCGGTGATGATGCACTCTATACGTATCATCATAAACAAAAAGGCTACTATTACTATGATGTCGGCTCCGAATGGCGCAAAATGACAGGCCTTCCACTCGTATGTGCCGTCTGGACAGTACGTGAAGAATTCGCCAAAGAAAACCCTGTCATCACAGCCAAGATCGCGAACCGTCTTGCCAAAGGCTTTGAATTCGGACTTAGACATAAAGAAGCAGCCATCGCAACGATGAACGATGGAGAAGTATACAGCGATGCGGAATTAAGTGAATACCTAGAACTTCTTAACTGGGGATTCTCGCCGCGCCATCAGCAGGCACTCGAATATATGTACCAAATGGCATATGAACTGGACTTGATCCCGTCTGTGCCGAAGATTAAAATTGCGGAGGTCACCTCGTTATGA
- the mqnC gene encoding dehypoxanthine futalosine cyclase, producing the protein MTMTGQEALALLEHEDILRLGQAANEMRNRIHGKELVTFIIDRNINYSNICESECKFCAFYRRKGDKGAYLLPTETILEKVKETVACGGTQVMIQGGLHPDLELSYYTDLLRSIKKTADITIHSFTPTEIVYWSKKSGYSVKEVLLRLQEAGLDSLPGGGAEILVDEIRRRVSPKKIMTDEWLGVMETAHSIGMQSTATMVIGLGETLAQRIEHMEKVKALQEKTGGFRAFITWTYQPGNTELGGEKTSAWDYLRTLATTRLYLDNIKHIQGSWVTTGQNIGQITLAFGANDLGSIMLEENVVRAAGTAYEMSVNKMVRMIESAGKTAAQRNTEYEILRTFDRKGGR; encoded by the coding sequence ATGACAATGACCGGACAAGAAGCGTTGGCACTTTTAGAGCATGAAGACATCTTGCGTCTCGGACAAGCTGCCAACGAGATGCGTAACCGCATCCACGGAAAAGAACTTGTTACCTTTATCATAGACAGAAACATCAACTATTCCAACATTTGCGAAAGCGAATGTAAATTCTGCGCCTTCTATCGTCGCAAAGGCGACAAAGGTGCATACCTTTTGCCGACTGAAACGATCCTTGAAAAAGTAAAAGAAACGGTCGCTTGCGGTGGTACGCAGGTCATGATCCAAGGCGGACTTCATCCCGACCTTGAGCTTTCGTACTACACAGACCTTCTTCGCTCCATTAAAAAAACAGCAGATATCACGATCCATTCGTTCACACCGACGGAGATCGTATACTGGTCGAAAAAAAGCGGTTATTCCGTGAAGGAAGTCCTCCTTCGCCTGCAAGAAGCAGGCCTCGACTCGCTCCCCGGCGGTGGTGCGGAGATTCTCGTCGATGAGATCCGCAGACGTGTCAGCCCGAAAAAGATCATGACAGACGAATGGCTCGGTGTCATGGAAACGGCACACTCCATCGGTATGCAGAGTACGGCAACGATGGTCATCGGCCTCGGTGAAACGCTTGCACAGCGTATCGAACATATGGAGAAAGTCAAAGCACTGCAGGAAAAAACGGGCGGATTCCGTGCCTTTATTACATGGACATATCAGCCGGGCAATACCGAGCTTGGCGGTGAAAAAACGTCCGCATGGGACTATCTTCGTACGCTTGCCACCACAAGACTGTATCTCGACAATATCAAGCATATTCAAGGCTCATGGGTCACGACAGGACAGAATATCGGACAGATCACACTTGCGTTCGGTGCGAACGACTTGGGCAGCATCATGCTCGAAGAAAACGTCGTACGCGCCGCAGGTACGGCATACGAAATGTCCGTCAACAAAATGGTACGCATGATCGAATCCGCAGGCAAGACTGCCGCACAGCGTAACACCGAATACGAGATCCTTCGTACATTCGACAGAAAGGGCGGTAGATAA
- the groES gene encoding co-chaperone GroES, whose product MIRPLGDRVAIEIGAAEVKTASGIVLPDSAKEKPQEGIVVAVGKGERNTNGEYMEMELKVGDRVVFSKYAETTVKHDGKEYVVVRERDVLAVLA is encoded by the coding sequence ATGATTAGACCATTGGGAGACAGAGTTGCGATCGAGATCGGTGCAGCTGAAGTAAAAACGGCAAGCGGTATCGTGCTTCCGGATTCTGCAAAAGAAAAACCGCAGGAAGGCATCGTTGTTGCAGTAGGCAAAGGCGAAAGAAATACAAACGGTGAATACATGGAAATGGAACTCAAAGTCGGTGACCGCGTCGTATTCTCGAAATATGCGGAAACGACAGTCAAACACGACGGCAAAGAATATGTTGTCGTTCGTGAACGCGATGTTCTCGCAGTTTTGGCGTAA
- a CDS encoding MTAP family purine nucleoside phosphorylase gives MDMVQAEYAVIGGSGTLSSNFPLGANDSGVEILADNLVFDTPYGQSPYFRLFRVDDKRVLTCRMHGWRAGVSRADASRQVFWVFREAGVKRIISEGGVGSVNHLLDPRDFVIPDDYLDLSVRKDVGLEGRYLLIMRDALCSEIREELIKLTKAEFDGRVFTRGTYAVTDGRHFESPAEIAMMKGHADIVGQSICPEVYLAREIGACYAGLYFVVNYGEGVVKEWSHKELEDIFYDDAPMISRIILNAIRHLDADGNCVCRSLRKETLLKSIYDPTDGE, from the coding sequence ATGGATATGGTACAAGCCGAATATGCCGTTATCGGCGGCTCGGGCACACTCTCGAGCAACTTTCCTCTCGGTGCCAATGACAGCGGTGTAGAGATCCTTGCAGATAATCTTGTATTTGACACACCGTACGGACAGAGCCCTTATTTCAGACTGTTCCGCGTTGATGACAAACGCGTCCTCACCTGCAGAATGCACGGTTGGCGCGCAGGTGTCAGCCGTGCCGATGCGTCGCGGCAAGTTTTCTGGGTATTCCGCGAAGCAGGTGTCAAACGTATCATCAGTGAAGGCGGTGTCGGCTCGGTCAATCATCTCTTAGACCCGCGCGACTTCGTTATTCCCGACGATTACCTCGACCTCTCCGTGCGCAAAGACGTCGGTCTCGAAGGCAGATACCTTCTCATCATGCGTGACGCTCTGTGCAGTGAGATACGCGAAGAACTTATCAAACTGACCAAAGCAGAATTCGACGGCCGTGTGTTCACGCGCGGTACGTATGCAGTAACCGACGGCAGACATTTTGAAAGCCCTGCCGAGATCGCCATGATGAAAGGTCATGCAGATATCGTCGGACAGAGCATCTGTCCCGAAGTCTACCTCGCTCGTGAGATCGGTGCGTGCTATGCGGGACTGTACTTCGTCGTCAACTACGGCGAAGGCGTCGTCAAAGAATGGTCGCACAAAGAACTCGAAGACATCTTCTACGACGATGCTCCCATGATCAGCCGCATCATCTTGAATGCCATTCGCCACTTAGACGCAGATGGCAACTGTGTATGTAGAAGCCTGCGCAAAGAAACGCTCCTCAAAAGCATCTATGACCCGACTGACGGGGAATAA
- the pdaB gene encoding polysaccharide deacetylase family sporulation protein PdaB: MIIDVRKLLGKWRILYGVVGLMLASALYVQAAGSDSSSPIAIAGTQTTDKVVALTFDHSWGNTFTPPILETLKAKNVKATFFLMGPWTKKYPDVAKQICTDGHEIGSHGHKHNNYGEKSSEWVKNDIMTASREIEETVGVRPSLLRPPNGSYSKESLRVTEELGCRTIIWNIDSLDWKNPGREVIIDRVMKRLKAGGIILLHASDTPRQTADALPELIDRIRAEGYEIVTVGELLSNHAQEGLIRH, encoded by the coding sequence ATGATAATAGATGTACGTAAGCTGCTCGGTAAGTGGAGGATACTCTATGGTGTGGTCGGCCTGATGCTGGCGTCAGCCCTCTATGTGCAGGCGGCAGGCTCGGACAGCAGCAGTCCGATCGCTATTGCAGGAACACAGACGACGGATAAGGTGGTAGCACTGACGTTTGACCATTCGTGGGGAAATACGTTCACACCGCCGATCCTCGAAACGCTCAAGGCAAAAAACGTAAAAGCGACGTTCTTTTTGATGGGACCGTGGACGAAAAAATATCCCGATGTGGCAAAGCAGATATGTACGGACGGTCATGAGATCGGCAGTCATGGGCATAAGCATAACAATTACGGTGAGAAAAGCAGTGAGTGGGTGAAGAATGATATCATGACGGCGAGCCGCGAGATAGAAGAAACGGTCGGTGTTCGTCCGTCGCTTCTTCGTCCGCCGAACGGCAGTTACAGTAAAGAATCTTTGCGCGTAACAGAGGAACTGGGGTGCCGAACGATCATCTGGAATATTGACTCACTCGATTGGAAGAACCCGGGGCGCGAAGTTATCATCGACCGCGTGATGAAACGGCTCAAGGCGGGCGGTATCATTCTGCTTCACGCCTCTGATACACCGCGTCAGACGGCAGATGCACTTCCCGAGCTCATCGATCGTATTCGAGCGGAAGGATATGAGATCGTTACGGTCGGAGAACTTCTCTCAAATCATGCGCAAGAGGGGCTTATCAGACATTGA
- a CDS encoding LCP family protein, with amino-acid sequence MENDMKCNRWQRNSKMFLLLIILLVVSVLAGCRFSLSDEPLKPVNVLVLGVDNREGDIGRSDTIFVMSLDREENVATMLSIPRDSYVPIPGRGWDKINHAYAYGKGKLTRRTVENLLNIEIDYLVEVDRKGVEKMIDAIGGVEIDVEKRMYYEDPWDDDGGLVIDLEPGLQTLDGEEAIQYIRYRDKEGDIGRARRQQKFLAAAMDSIASPFTLVRLPRIAYACASGIETDMPMSEMVKLSPAVMMASYNGLEKIFADGQPTYINGVSYWALDIQNLRAKMAKVVGDRYTKSSLRDAARMEEAVRAKQLEEEKRKEEEAKKAEEEKEKLEKEGFEQETEKSDKKDKNDKKITTDKKRQDKKSTERKNSQR; translated from the coding sequence GTGGAAAATGATATGAAATGTAATAGATGGCAGAGAAACAGCAAAATGTTCCTTTTGTTGATCATTTTACTGGTTGTTTCTGTTTTGGCAGGCTGTCGCTTTTCGCTCAGTGATGAACCGCTGAAGCCTGTCAATGTATTGGTGCTTGGTGTCGATAACAGGGAAGGTGATATCGGACGGTCGGATACGATCTTTGTGATGAGTTTGGATCGAGAAGAGAATGTAGCGACGATGCTCTCGATCCCGCGTGACAGCTATGTGCCGATCCCGGGCCGCGGTTGGGATAAGATCAACCATGCGTATGCGTACGGAAAAGGAAAGCTGACGCGACGCACGGTAGAGAACCTTTTGAATATTGAGATAGACTATCTCGTAGAAGTCGATCGCAAAGGCGTTGAAAAGATGATAGATGCCATCGGCGGTGTCGAGATCGATGTAGAAAAACGTATGTATTATGAAGACCCGTGGGATGATGACGGCGGTCTTGTCATCGACTTGGAGCCGGGTTTGCAGACGCTTGACGGAGAAGAAGCCATTCAGTATATCCGCTATCGTGACAAAGAAGGCGACATCGGTCGTGCACGCCGTCAACAAAAATTCCTTGCGGCGGCGATGGACTCGATCGCAAGTCCGTTTACGTTAGTGCGTCTGCCGCGCATCGCGTATGCGTGTGCCAGCGGGATCGAAACAGATATGCCGATGTCGGAGATGGTAAAATTGTCCCCGGCAGTCATGATGGCATCGTATAACGGCCTTGAAAAAATATTTGCCGATGGACAGCCGACGTATATCAACGGTGTCAGCTATTGGGCGCTTGATATCCAGAATTTGCGTGCGAAGATGGCAAAGGTCGTCGGTGACAGATATACGAAAAGTTCGTTGAGAGATGCGGCGCGAATGGAAGAAGCCGTTCGTGCGAAACAGCTCGAAGAAGAGAAACGCAAAGAAGAAGAGGCGAAAAAAGCCGAAGAAGAAAAAGAAAAGCTTGAAAAAGAAGGCTTTGAACAGGAAACCGAAAAGAGCGACAAAAAAGATAAAAACGATAAAAAAATTACAACAGACAAAAAAAGGCAGGACAAAAAATCGACAGAGCGTAAAAATAGCCAGCGATAA
- a CDS encoding histidine kinase N-terminal domain-containing protein codes for MAEVTAICRSITNVSEKQIDILHTLGIVCQVASDLCQGQITVYTRARSDGRFAIVRQVMPNTIFYQYRTNVQGETVAAIEEPLIWHVITHGEAMCGQREWTFGKMARMHAYPLRDQDGNVFAAVSFEIQREMTEEAEIRLDTAYKMLCNASTLAKQGPFQPLSANDGILIADDKGKVFSHNHIATSLYRILGVYQLNGRYLSERQLNLRFAEAAEECHMPQSAEIKYRNIMLSQRSIPIVSGGKVVRVIVLVTDITEIKKKEKELLIKSAVIQEIHHRVKNNLQTIASLLRMQARRADSEQVQAALNESINRILSISVVHEFLSQQDAESIDIAEVAKNILELLAQNMLAPDFRLQTVFDGETAILPSEQASNLAIVINELVQNSIEHGFKGRMEGTIGINISLTDDSCYLEIYDNGNGLPSEAETKKRKRKSLGTQIIRTLIEDDMGGEFALVSDGGTRAKIRIPRRKGGR; via the coding sequence ATGGCAGAAGTAACGGCGATATGCAGAAGCATAACGAATGTAAGTGAAAAGCAAATAGATATTCTTCATACGCTCGGTATCGTCTGCCAAGTAGCAAGTGATTTGTGCCAAGGACAGATCACTGTCTATACGCGTGCTCGCAGTGACGGTAGATTCGCTATCGTCAGACAAGTCATGCCGAATACGATATTTTATCAATATCGAACCAATGTACAAGGTGAAACGGTAGCGGCAATAGAAGAACCACTTATTTGGCATGTCATCACGCACGGCGAAGCGATGTGCGGTCAACGTGAATGGACGTTTGGCAAGATGGCGCGCATGCATGCGTATCCGCTTCGCGACCAAGACGGTAACGTCTTCGCGGCAGTCAGCTTCGAGATACAGCGCGAGATGACGGAGGAAGCGGAGATCCGTCTTGACACGGCATACAAGATGCTCTGCAATGCCTCGACATTGGCGAAACAAGGCCCATTCCAACCCTTGTCTGCCAACGACGGTATCTTGATAGCCGATGATAAGGGGAAGGTATTCAGTCATAATCATATCGCGACGAGCCTTTATCGTATTCTCGGTGTCTATCAGCTCAATGGAAGATATCTGTCGGAAAGACAGCTCAATCTTCGTTTTGCCGAAGCGGCAGAAGAATGTCACATGCCGCAGTCAGCAGAGATCAAGTACCGCAATATCATGTTGTCGCAGCGTTCGATCCCCATCGTTTCGGGCGGCAAGGTCGTGCGCGTTATCGTGCTCGTTACCGATATCACGGAGATCAAAAAGAAAGAAAAAGAACTACTTATCAAGTCGGCCGTTATTCAAGAGATACACCACCGTGTAAAAAACAACTTGCAGACGATCGCAAGCCTTCTTCGTATGCAGGCACGTCGTGCAGACTCCGAGCAAGTGCAGGCGGCTTTGAACGAAAGCATCAATCGTATCTTGAGCATCTCTGTCGTACATGAATTTTTGTCACAGCAAGATGCCGAGTCGATCGACATTGCCGAAGTAGCCAAAAATATTTTGGAATTATTGGCGCAGAATATGCTTGCGCCCGATTTTAGATTACAGACCGTTTTTGACGGTGAAACGGCGATATTGCCGTCCGAACAAGCGAGCAATCTTGCCATCGTTATCAACGAATTGGTGCAGAACTCGATAGAACACGGTTTCAAAGGCCGCATGGAAGGTACGATCGGTATCAACATCAGCCTGACAGATGACAGCTGTTATCTCGAGATATACGATAACGGCAACGGATTACCGAGTGAAGCAGAAACAAAAAAACGTAAACGCAAAAGTCTTGGCACGCAGATCATTCGCACATTGATAGAAGATGATATGGGTGGCGAATTTGCGCTCGTCAGCGATGGCGGAACACGCGCCAAGATCAGAATACCGCGAAGAAAGGGAGGCAGATAA